Proteins from one Nitrospirota bacterium genomic window:
- a CDS encoding VOC family protein, with protein sequence MAVKPVPDGYHTVTPSLSVRGAAGLIEFMQQAFDAEVQDCLMRPDGAVGHATLKIGDSIVMLGEVMGEWPPMPASLYLYVDDVDATYRRALKAGAASVMEPADMFWGDRHGGVRDAWGNVWLLATHVEDVPGPEINRRAEAFFAQQRPAG encoded by the coding sequence ATGGCTGTCAAACCCGTTCCTGATGGTTACCACACCGTCACCCCGAGCCTGAGCGTCCGAGGGGCGGCCGGGCTGATCGAATTCATGCAGCAGGCCTTCGACGCGGAGGTGCAGGATTGCCTCATGCGCCCGGATGGCGCCGTGGGCCATGCCACGCTGAAGATCGGTGACTCGATCGTCATGCTCGGGGAGGTGATGGGGGAGTGGCCTCCCATGCCCGCCTCGCTCTACCTCTACGTCGATGACGTGGACGCCACCTATAGGCGCGCCCTGAAGGCCGGGGCCGCCTCGGTGATGGAGCCGGCCGACATGTTCTGGGGCGACCGCCACGGCGGCGTGAGGGATGCCTGGGGCAATGTCTGGCTGCTCGCCACCCATGTCGAGGATGTCCCGGGGCCGGAGATCAACCGGCGCGCGGAGGCCTTTTTCGCCCAGCAACGGCCTGCGGGGTGA